In Bacteroidota bacterium, the sequence TAGCGTGGTATGAAAACTATATAAACGCGAAACCGAGAACGAACACGCACAGGTCATCATCGCTCGCGCATCTGAAAAATTATATGGGAAGTCGTCCGCTTCCTTTTACCGCATTAAATCCGCAATGGATAAAAGAGTTTACAAATTATCTTTTGAAAAAAATGAGCAATAATACTGCACGTTGCTATTTGATGGATATGTTTACAGCATTGGAAGATGCAGTTCGGCAAGATATTATTCCATTCAATCCTTTCCGCAAAATTGAAAAGCATGAAAGAATCCGTCAGCAGAATGTTTTCAGACAAGCGTTCACATTGGAGCAACTTCAAATTCTTTCCGATACACCCTGCAAGATTCATCCACAAATCAAGCAAGCCTATTTATTCAGTTGCTTTACCGGATTAAGAT encodes:
- a CDS encoding phage integrase SAM-like domain-containing protein, whose product is MGVYLREKKLGGGQVSYYLDIYYNKSRWYEFLEIRTNKNHPSAQDKEKKRLAQEIRAKRENELIVQDNGLIDKSKKKANFVAWYENYINAKPRTNTHRSSSLAHLKNYMGSRPLPFTALNPQWIKEFTNYLLKKMSNNTARCYLMDMFTALEDAVRQDIIPFNPFRKIEKHERIRQQNVFRQAFTLEQLQILSDTPCKIHPQIKQAYLFSCFTGLR